In Mycolicibacterium alvei, a single window of DNA contains:
- a CDS encoding PPOX class F420-dependent oxidoreductase: MGRQVFDDKLLALIGGNSMGVLATIKQDGRPQLSNVSYYFDPRALQIQISVAEPRAKTRNLRRDPRASIHVSSDDGWSYAVAEGNSILTPPAAAPEDDTVEGLIALYRNIAGEHPDWDDYRRAMVDDRRVLLTLPITHVYGMPPGKR, encoded by the coding sequence ATGGGGCGCCAGGTTTTCGACGACAAGCTTTTGGCCTTGATCGGCGGTAACTCGATGGGAGTTCTCGCGACGATCAAACAGGACGGTCGTCCGCAGCTGTCGAATGTCTCCTATTACTTCGACCCGCGGGCATTGCAGATCCAGATCTCCGTCGCCGAGCCCCGGGCCAAGACCCGCAACCTGCGACGTGATCCCCGGGCCTCGATTCATGTCAGCTCCGACGACGGCTGGTCCTACGCGGTCGCCGAAGGCAACTCGATTCTCACCCCACCCGCCGCGGCGCCAGAGGACGATACGGTCGAGGGGCTGATTGCCTTGTACCGCAACATCGCCGGCGAGCATCCGGACTGGGATGATTACCGGCGCGCGATGGTCGACGATCGCCGCGTGCTGCTGACCCTGCCGATCACACACGTGTACGGGATGCCGCCGGGCAAGCGTTAG
- a CDS encoding alpha/beta hydrolase family protein, producing the protein MPLQKRRLLTVLTTLLIAGAIPSCTTTAATTERRSAELTVVPEALTLHDATVTRLHYLSDAHPTGRDLDQNWADLYLPAGTHAFNSVPLVVLIHGGGWQSTMGAGVFAGLARELSSRGMAVYNIEYRRLGSGGGWPTTFDDVARAMDYVAEVALRYPQLAIEDALVVGHSAGAQLAVWASTRQDLRGDEVGFQPRFRPTRVISLAGPLDMVYAANHGDNRIVAVLGGRPADVPKRYASVDPIQNLDPNVPVIAIHGSLDTVVAPANSQRYVAALKKRGGRAAVELLPGENHTSIVSTRSPSFRRVLNLITATAKAELDQLPVK; encoded by the coding sequence ATGCCACTGCAGAAACGCCGCCTGCTGACGGTGCTCACCACCCTGCTGATCGCCGGGGCCATCCCGTCGTGCACGACGACAGCGGCGACGACCGAGAGGAGGTCCGCTGAGCTCACGGTGGTTCCCGAGGCGCTCACCCTGCACGACGCGACTGTCACCCGCCTCCACTACCTGTCGGACGCGCACCCCACCGGCCGTGACCTCGACCAGAACTGGGCCGACCTGTACCTGCCCGCCGGAACGCATGCGTTCAATTCGGTCCCGCTGGTGGTGCTCATCCACGGCGGCGGGTGGCAGAGCACCATGGGCGCCGGGGTCTTCGCCGGACTGGCCCGCGAGCTCAGCAGCCGTGGCATGGCCGTCTACAACATCGAGTACCGGAGGTTGGGGTCGGGCGGCGGATGGCCGACCACATTCGACGACGTGGCGCGCGCCATGGACTACGTCGCCGAAGTGGCCCTGCGGTATCCGCAGCTGGCGATTGAGGATGCGCTCGTCGTCGGCCACAGTGCGGGAGCCCAGTTGGCGGTGTGGGCCAGCACCCGGCAGGACCTGCGCGGTGACGAGGTCGGCTTCCAGCCTCGCTTCCGGCCGACCAGGGTCATCTCGCTGGCCGGCCCACTCGACATGGTCTACGCCGCCAACCACGGCGACAACCGCATCGTCGCGGTGCTCGGGGGCCGTCCGGCGGACGTGCCGAAGCGGTACGCCTCGGTCGATCCGATCCAGAACCTCGACCCGAACGTGCCGGTGATCGCGATCCATGGATCCCTCGACACCGTTGTCGCACCGGCAAACTCGCAACGCTATGTCGCAGCGCTCAAGAAGCGCGGCGGGCGGGCCGCCGTCGAGTTGCTCCCGGGTGAGAACCACACGTCGATTGTGTCGACGCGCTCCCCCAGCTTCCGGCGGGTGCTGAACCTGATCACCGCCACCGCGAAGGCCGAACTGGACCAGCTGCCGGTGAAGTGA
- a CDS encoding DUF5302 domain-containing protein has protein sequence MASDEVPEDDNKRKFREALERKNAKAASGSAHTDGGSKHSKAHGPVEGRREFRRKSG, from the coding sequence ATGGCGAGCGACGAAGTGCCGGAAGACGACAACAAGCGCAAGTTCCGCGAGGCTCTCGAGCGTAAGAACGCCAAGGCGGCATCGGGGTCTGCCCACACCGACGGGGGATCCAAACACTCCAAGGCCCACGGCCCCGTCGAGGGTCGGCGGGAGTTCCGTCGCAAGAGCGGCTAG
- a CDS encoding class I SAM-dependent methyltransferase, translating to MSVIDGNILEGVSATSLWTLSNRGLEARRSDGVIRDPWAVALRDSIDYDYRKFGRPTQTHALRARTFDVETRDYLSTHPKSAVVALAEGLQTSFWRLDQAGVADELTWYSVDLPAVIAIRDELLPHDDRIVALAQSALDRSWMDHVDAADGVFITAEGLLMYLEPEDVRALIADCAARFPGGRMVFDSIPHWVSRRTLKGLRLSDRYIAPPMPFALTADEGLAMAGNGPGAIPGVKSARDVPMQAGRGLFKLAAGSWPDRIDTIHRIRPSITVLDF from the coding sequence ATGAGTGTGATTGACGGCAACATCCTCGAGGGCGTCTCGGCGACGTCGCTGTGGACCCTGAGCAACCGCGGTCTGGAGGCCAGACGGTCCGACGGCGTGATCCGCGACCCGTGGGCGGTGGCCCTGCGCGACTCGATCGACTACGACTACCGCAAGTTCGGCAGGCCGACACAGACCCACGCCCTGCGGGCCCGCACGTTCGACGTCGAGACCCGCGACTACCTCTCGACGCACCCGAAGTCCGCAGTGGTGGCATTGGCCGAGGGCCTGCAGACCAGTTTCTGGCGACTCGACCAGGCCGGCGTGGCCGACGAATTGACCTGGTATTCAGTTGATCTACCGGCCGTCATCGCGATCCGGGACGAACTCCTGCCCCATGACGACCGCATCGTCGCCCTGGCCCAGTCGGCGCTCGACCGCAGTTGGATGGACCATGTCGACGCTGCCGACGGTGTGTTCATCACCGCCGAGGGCCTGCTGATGTACCTGGAGCCCGAGGATGTGCGCGCCCTGATCGCCGACTGCGCGGCACGCTTTCCCGGTGGGCGGATGGTATTCGACTCGATTCCGCACTGGGTGAGCCGGCGCACCCTCAAAGGCCTGCGCCTGTCCGACCGCTACATCGCGCCGCCGATGCCGTTCGCGCTGACCGCCGACGAGGGCCTGGCCATGGCAGGGAACGGGCCGGGAGCCATCCCCGGAGTGAAATCTGCCCGGGACGTGCCCATGCAGGCCGGGCGCGGCCTGTTCAAGCTGGCCGCCGGATCGTGGCCGGACCGGATCGACACGATCCACCGCATCAGGCCGTCCATCACGGTGTTGGACTTCTGA
- a CDS encoding DUF1697 domain-containing protein yields MTRYIAFLRGVNVGGVNLKMADVAKAMTAAGFSDVRTILASGNILLDSTSDAAKVRSTAERTLRDTFGYEAWVLVYDVPTLQKISTGYPFEREVPDHHSYVTFVSDAEMLDELAALPPGDDEKVQRGDGVLYWQVPRTATLASAIGKTMGKTRYKSCSTTRNLRTLDRVLR; encoded by the coding sequence GTGACCCGCTACATCGCGTTTCTGCGCGGCGTCAACGTCGGTGGCGTCAATCTCAAGATGGCCGACGTCGCGAAGGCCATGACGGCGGCCGGGTTCAGCGACGTTCGTACGATTCTGGCAAGCGGAAATATCTTGCTGGACAGCACTTCCGATGCCGCGAAGGTCCGCAGCACGGCCGAGCGCACCCTCCGAGACACCTTCGGCTACGAAGCCTGGGTGCTGGTGTACGACGTGCCCACCCTGCAGAAGATCTCCACCGGTTATCCATTCGAGCGGGAGGTCCCTGACCACCACTCCTACGTCACGTTCGTCAGCGACGCCGAAATGCTCGACGAGCTCGCGGCCCTGCCCCCTGGAGACGACGAAAAGGTGCAGCGCGGCGACGGGGTGCTCTATTGGCAGGTGCCCCGAACGGCGACACTCGCCAGTGCGATCGGCAAGACCATGGGCAAGACGCGCTACAAATCCTGCTCGACCACCAGAAACCTGCGCACCCTGGACAGGGTGCTGCGCTGA
- a CDS encoding bifunctional cytochrome P450/NADPH--P450 reductase produces MERFSPALPPDIDDVPSAVGLDLPPGPVAGRPYALPADVLAEQYGPLFYADFTGSRRLYACSLSLVDELCDETRFTKGITVRLDRFRTLVGNGLFTSYPGENGWQQAHDVLMPGFSFSGLRSYHPAMLDINRQLIALWDETAAAVGPRLVDVAGDLAKLAMDTVGLAGFGARFDSYRQDGLADIPASFAAALAQILSPGGGDRAVFAAERDKLFAFIDELIAGHRAGAVDLDDLLALMLEPGADGTPPLGHDSIRNQILTFLIAGQDTTSTLMPTALYSIVKNPAVLHRACLEVDTVFGPDDDHVPAFDEIGKLTYVRQIVDETLRLSPPVREFDRMALADTVIGGRYPVRKGEVVTVMTSALHRQPEWGDNVDIFDPDRFGAEQSAGRPVNLFKPFGTGARSCIGRQFALHEATMALATLVHRYRFLDAEHYQLRTHSDLLRKPVGFHLDLVRRTPSDRRHTAAATPEAAPATRPRAVATPGSKVTVLHGSNLGNCRALAQQLADEATDLGYQTTVAALDTAAGALPTEGALVVIAASYNGQPTDDARRFVEWLDDPGTQAQPTIPYAILGVGDRNWAETYQSIPKRIEQRLSELVGPPVIPRSEADTSGDFAGTVEDFSAALWDALAPAAGAQLPADTTDELLYELRAIDGPVTSAIDARFEVQPATVLDNVALVDHRDMGNAKRLIRIALPDGLGYQTGDHLTVLPDNSPEVVDEVAELLELRLDRRISVNPRRSTRRAIAVDREVSVRELLTHFIELRKPASRSQLLRLATANPCPPERSALTELAEHPETRAMCITECMAEFPATELSRAELLELFEPMAPRHYSIASSARRVPREVELVVSVLEGPARSGYGVFRGVSSSYLADAAPGQRIRMRVDTARRAFRAGAEPAKNVILVGAGTGVAPFRGFIGDRLAAQAAGEPFTSALCFFGVRHPDVDYLFRDEFEAAERAGVVRMRPAFSRRPEDEIRYVQDRITADADEVWAMLGDPDMDAHVYICGDGARMAPAVRGAFRDIYRHHTGADDAAASQWLTDLVGSDRYVEDVWAQ; encoded by the coding sequence CTGTCGCTGGTCGACGAACTGTGCGACGAGACACGCTTCACCAAGGGCATCACGGTCCGGCTGGACCGCTTCCGGACGCTGGTCGGCAATGGCCTGTTCACGTCGTATCCCGGCGAAAACGGTTGGCAGCAGGCCCATGACGTCCTGATGCCAGGGTTCAGCTTCAGCGGGTTACGCAGCTATCACCCGGCCATGCTCGACATCAACCGCCAGCTCATCGCGCTGTGGGACGAAACCGCCGCAGCGGTCGGGCCGCGGTTGGTTGACGTCGCGGGGGATCTGGCGAAGCTGGCCATGGACACCGTGGGTCTGGCCGGGTTCGGTGCGCGATTCGACTCCTATCGCCAGGACGGGCTGGCCGACATCCCGGCCAGCTTCGCAGCTGCGCTGGCACAGATCCTCTCCCCGGGCGGTGGCGACCGGGCGGTCTTCGCCGCCGAGCGTGACAAGCTGTTCGCCTTCATCGACGAATTGATCGCCGGGCACCGCGCGGGTGCGGTCGATCTGGACGACCTGCTCGCGTTGATGCTCGAACCGGGTGCCGACGGCACGCCTCCTCTCGGGCACGACAGCATCCGCAACCAGATCCTGACCTTCCTGATCGCCGGCCAGGACACCACCTCGACTCTGATGCCGACCGCGCTGTACAGCATCGTCAAGAACCCTGCGGTGCTGCACCGGGCGTGTCTGGAGGTCGACACGGTGTTCGGTCCGGACGATGACCACGTGCCCGCATTCGACGAGATCGGCAAGCTCACCTACGTCCGCCAGATCGTCGACGAGACGCTGCGTCTGTCCCCGCCGGTCCGCGAGTTCGACCGGATGGCATTGGCGGACACCGTCATCGGAGGCCGGTACCCGGTGCGCAAGGGCGAGGTCGTCACGGTGATGACGTCGGCCCTGCACCGGCAGCCAGAGTGGGGTGACAACGTCGACATCTTCGACCCGGACCGGTTCGGGGCCGAGCAGTCCGCCGGACGTCCGGTCAACCTGTTCAAGCCGTTCGGCACCGGGGCGCGGTCCTGCATCGGCCGTCAGTTCGCCCTGCACGAGGCGACCATGGCGCTGGCCACCCTGGTGCACCGGTACCGCTTCCTGGACGCCGAGCACTACCAGCTCCGCACGCACAGCGATCTGTTGCGCAAACCGGTCGGGTTCCATCTCGACCTGGTGCGCCGGACACCCTCGGACCGCAGGCACACCGCGGCGGCGACGCCGGAGGCGGCGCCGGCGACCCGGCCGCGCGCGGTGGCGACACCGGGTTCGAAAGTGACTGTGCTGCACGGCTCGAACCTGGGCAATTGTCGCGCGCTGGCACAGCAGCTGGCCGACGAGGCCACCGACCTGGGTTATCAGACCACCGTGGCTGCGCTCGACACGGCAGCGGGCGCGCTGCCCACCGAGGGGGCGCTGGTGGTGATCGCGGCGTCCTACAACGGGCAACCCACCGACGATGCGCGTCGCTTCGTCGAATGGCTGGACGATCCGGGCACACAGGCCCAACCGACCATCCCGTACGCCATACTCGGTGTCGGCGATCGGAACTGGGCCGAGACCTACCAGAGTATTCCCAAACGCATCGAGCAGCGACTCTCGGAACTGGTTGGCCCACCGGTGATTCCGCGTAGCGAAGCCGATACGTCAGGGGACTTCGCCGGGACTGTGGAAGACTTCTCCGCAGCCCTGTGGGACGCGCTCGCCCCGGCGGCCGGTGCCCAGCTGCCCGCCGACACCACCGACGAACTCCTGTACGAACTGCGCGCTATCGACGGCCCGGTGACGTCGGCGATCGATGCGCGTTTCGAGGTCCAACCCGCGACAGTTCTGGACAACGTGGCGCTGGTCGACCACAGGGACATGGGAAATGCCAAGCGGCTCATTCGGATAGCGCTTCCCGATGGCCTCGGATACCAGACCGGTGATCACCTCACGGTACTGCCCGACAACAGCCCTGAGGTCGTGGACGAGGTCGCGGAGCTGTTGGAGTTGCGGCTCGACCGTCGGATCTCGGTCAATCCGCGGCGCAGCACACGCCGGGCCATCGCCGTCGACCGCGAAGTCAGCGTTCGTGAACTGCTCACCCATTTCATCGAGCTCCGCAAGCCGGCCAGTCGAAGTCAGCTGCTGCGCCTGGCGACAGCCAATCCGTGCCCGCCGGAACGGTCGGCCCTGACCGAACTGGCCGAGCACCCCGAGACCCGTGCCATGTGTATCACCGAATGTATGGCGGAGTTTCCGGCGACCGAGCTGTCGCGTGCCGAACTGCTGGAGTTGTTCGAGCCGATGGCGCCCCGGCACTACTCCATCGCATCGTCGGCCCGTCGGGTGCCGCGTGAGGTCGAACTGGTGGTCAGCGTGCTCGAGGGCCCGGCCCGGTCCGGATACGGCGTCTTCCGCGGGGTGTCATCGAGCTATCTCGCCGATGCGGCACCGGGACAACGGATTCGGATGCGAGTCGACACCGCCCGCCGGGCGTTCCGCGCCGGTGCCGAGCCGGCGAAGAACGTCATCCTGGTCGGTGCCGGGACCGGGGTCGCCCCGTTCCGGGGATTCATCGGGGACCGGCTGGCGGCGCAGGCCGCGGGCGAGCCTTTCACATCGGCATTGTGTTTCTTCGGGGTGCGCCACCCGGATGTCGACTACCTGTTCCGCGACGAATTCGAGGCGGCCGAACGTGCGGGCGTGGTGCGGATGCGCCCGGCCTTCTCGCGGCGGCCCGAAGACGAGATCCGGTACGTCCAGGATCGGATCACCGCCGATGCCGACGAGGTCTGGGCGATGCTGGGCGACCCGGACATGGATGCCCACGTGTACATCTGTGGTGACGGAGCCCGGATGGCTCCCGCGGTGCGCGGAGCCTTCCGCGATATCTACCGTCACCACACCGGGGCCGACGATGCCGCCGCCTCACAGTGGCTCACCGACCTGGTGGGTTCAGATCGCTATGTCGAGGATGTGTGGGCGCAGTAG
- a CDS encoding class I SAM-dependent methyltransferase: protein MTGTSGKVSGSALTGVSETALLTLQVRAHEARRPDGLIDDPMAVQLVDSIDFDFAKFGPSRRQDMPLRSLLFDQTTGNYLRDHPKATVVALAEGLQTSFYRLDAAGLGHEFRWLSVDLEPMIELRSKLLPKPDRVTQCAQSALDFSWMDRVDTSHGVFITAEGLLMYLRPEESMSLIRACAQRFPGGQMMFDLPPAFFAFLTRKGMPTSMRYRVPPMPFTLSPDELADLVNTVPGVRTVRDLPMPPGRGRILNALLQAQHLPIFDRVRPVMGLLEFG, encoded by the coding sequence ATGACGGGTACCTCAGGCAAGGTGAGCGGCAGTGCGCTCACCGGAGTTTCCGAGACCGCACTGCTGACCCTGCAGGTGCGCGCACATGAGGCGCGCCGCCCCGACGGTCTGATCGATGATCCGATGGCGGTGCAATTGGTCGACTCGATCGATTTCGATTTCGCCAAGTTCGGCCCCAGCCGCCGCCAGGACATGCCTCTGCGGTCGTTGCTGTTCGACCAGACGACTGGCAACTACCTGCGGGACCACCCGAAGGCCACCGTGGTGGCACTGGCCGAGGGTCTGCAGACCAGCTTTTACCGCCTGGACGCCGCCGGCCTGGGTCATGAGTTCCGTTGGCTGTCAGTCGATCTGGAGCCGATGATCGAGCTTCGCAGCAAGCTGCTGCCGAAGCCGGACCGCGTCACGCAGTGCGCCCAGTCGGCACTGGACTTCAGCTGGATGGACCGTGTCGACACCAGCCACGGAGTGTTCATCACCGCCGAGGGCCTGCTGATGTATCTGCGGCCCGAGGAGTCCATGTCGCTGATCCGTGCCTGCGCGCAACGCTTTCCGGGCGGACAGATGATGTTTGACCTGCCGCCGGCGTTCTTCGCCTTCCTGACCCGCAAGGGGATGCCGACGTCGATGCGCTATCGGGTGCCTCCCATGCCGTTCACCTTGTCCCCGGACGAACTCGCCGACCTCGTCAACACCGTGCCCGGGGTCCGGACGGTGCGCGACCTGCCGATGCCGCCGGGCCGCGGCAGGATCCTCAACGCCTTACTGCAGGCGCAGCATCTGCCGATCTTCGACCGGGTACGCCCGGTGATGGGGCTGCTGGAGTTCGGTTAG
- the otnI gene encoding 2-oxo-tetronate isomerase, whose amino-acid sequence MPRFAANLSMMYAEHDFLDRFAAAAADGFTAVEYLFPYAHPAEQLRARLDAHGLRQVLFNAPPGDFDAGERGTASLPGREAEFRDGFARALGYAEVLNCPRVHVMAGLVPAGAVREERLAVCRDNLTWAADQAAGRGVDVLIEPINQRDMPGYLLSRQDEAHQIVGGIGAPNLKVQLDLYHCQITEGDLTIRLRSDLPTGRVGHVQIAGVPDRHEPDSGELAIDHLLAVIDETGYGGWVGCEYRPAAGTSAGLGWMRRARG is encoded by the coding sequence GTGCCTCGCTTTGCCGCCAATCTCTCCATGATGTACGCCGAGCACGACTTTCTCGATCGCTTTGCCGCGGCGGCGGCCGACGGATTCACCGCGGTGGAGTACCTCTTTCCGTATGCCCACCCGGCCGAGCAACTGCGCGCGCGACTCGACGCCCACGGCCTGCGTCAGGTTCTGTTCAACGCGCCACCGGGGGACTTCGACGCCGGGGAACGCGGTACCGCCTCGCTGCCCGGCCGCGAGGCCGAGTTCCGGGACGGGTTCGCCCGCGCCCTGGGCTACGCCGAGGTGCTCAACTGCCCACGCGTGCACGTGATGGCCGGCCTCGTCCCAGCCGGTGCCGTCCGCGAAGAGCGGCTGGCGGTGTGCCGCGACAACCTCACCTGGGCCGCCGATCAGGCCGCGGGCCGCGGCGTCGACGTGCTGATCGAACCGATCAACCAGCGCGACATGCCCGGCTACCTGCTGAGCCGGCAGGACGAGGCCCACCAGATCGTCGGCGGGATCGGGGCACCGAACCTCAAAGTCCAACTCGACCTGTACCACTGTCAGATCACCGAGGGCGACCTGACGATCCGGTTGCGCTCGGACCTTCCGACCGGTCGCGTCGGGCACGTGCAGATTGCCGGAGTCCCCGATCGGCATGAACCGGACAGTGGCGAACTGGCGATCGACCACCTGCTCGCTGTCATCGATGAGACCGGTTACGGGGGCTGGGTGGGCTGTGAGTACCGCCCCGCTGCCGGCACCAGCGCAGGATTGGGGTGGATGCGACGAGCACGCGGGTGA